The Patescibacteria group bacterium DNA segment TACGCCATCGCCAGTTAGTCGGCCAGATCCAGAAGCTCGAGCCTCAGATCGTTTAACTCAAAAACAGCGTCATTTGCGTCGTCGTAAATTTATTCAAATTAGCATTATTTTGGGCATTATTTTTTTAATTTATATTTTATTTTTTTCACCTATTTTTAAAATTAAAAAAATTCAGATTGAACGACCAGAGCAAGTTGAATATAATTCTAGTGATGAAGAAATTTATCATTTAATTGAAATGCAAACTTATAAATTTCGTTGGTTATTTTTTTCACAAAGAAATTTATTAGTTTTATCTAAGAAAAAATTGATTCAAAATATAGCGAGTTCAATAGAAATAAATCAAGTAAAAATAAGTAAGAAATTTTTTTCACGACATTTAAAAATAGTTATTCACGAAAAACAACCCGCTATTAATTTAATTTGCCAGGGTAAATATTATTTATTTTCTAATGATGGTCACGTGATTCAAGAAATTGACATGACGCAAATTAATTTAAATTTACCTCAAGTTTATTATCAACCAGAAATTAATGAACCACTTAAGGAAGAGCCTCTGCTTGAAGAAAATAATTCAGATGGGGTAGAGATCATGTTAGACGAAACAGGGGTCTTGGCGGGCCAAAATGAGCCCCAAAATGAAGATTTAAGTAACGTAGAGACGGAAAATCAAATTCAAACGTTTGAAACGGTTAATATGGAAGAAATTGTGATTGATTCTCAAATTATTAAATTCATTTACGAATTTAGTCAATCATTTGATCAACAGATTATATGTTGTCAGATAGATTCTTGGCAAATTAATCAACCCAATCCGACAACTTTAACTCTAGCGGTTTCGGAAGGTTGGCAAATCTACACAGATCCACAATTGAATCCAAATTTACAATTAAGAAATCTAAGTCTGGTTCTAGACAATAAAATTAATTCAGATGAACGTTTAAAATTAGAATATATTGATTTACGGTTCGGAGATCGAGTTTATTATAAATAATAATTAACAATTAACAATTTTTAAAATATGGAAACATTATCAGTTTTAACACCAGCGCAGTTGATAATTTTATTATTGATTTTAATGTGGTCAATGGTCTGGAAAGGTTTGGCTTTGTGGCGCTCAGCTAGAAATAATCATCAAGTTTGGTTTGTGATTTTATTATTGGTGAATACAGTTGGTATTTTAGAGATTATTTATTTAATTTTAATAGATAAACAGCACGCTAAGGTTATCGAGCAGGCTTAAAAGTTTATATTTAAGTATAATATAGTGTCGTAAAAGAAATATTGTGCGACGCATAGTATATTTTAAAATTACTACTTCTCTTCTGATTTATCTATACAAAGATACAAAAAGACGGATTAAGCTTCCGTCTTTTAAAATTATATCTTGATGGTATAAAAACTATGGCAAATAATCCAAAGGATTAACCGGAATGCCATTTAAGCGCACTTCAAAATGTAAATGTGGTCCAGTTGACATACTACCTGCGCCAGGTGTACCCGGCATACCACCAGTTAAACCAATAATTTGTCCCTTAGTGACATAAGTGTCTTCGGTTACAAATATTTTACTGACATGGCCATAGACGGTTGAAATTTGATCATTGTGTACAACCATAATATAAGAATAACCCATACCAGCGTCTTTAGCCCGAGCAATATAGCCAGAAGCTGGTGCATGAATAGCCGTGCCTTGCGAAGCTCTTAAATCAACGCCCGAATGTTCCCCTATCCACTTTCTAAATGGATAATCAGTATCATGAAAATAACAAGTAATTTTTTTCAATGGAATTGGCCAATCTAAAAAAACATCTTTATCACCTTGCCAACTTTCTTGACGAGAAAGTTTGTCACGAATAGCACTTTCAATATTAGCAATATTACTTTCAGCAGCCTGTCTTTCTCTTTGTAACTCAGCTAACATGGATTGGAATTTTTTTTCTGAACTTTGAGTTTCGGTTAATAAAACTTGTTGATAATTTTGTTGACCGTTTAGGGCTGATTTTTCATCTTCGTTTTCTTCTTTAAGTTTACTTAATTCTTGTTTTTTATTTTCCAGCTCACTTTTTTGGACTTGCAAACCCTGTTGGATAATTTTCATTTTAGATAAAGTTTTTTGTAATTCGCGCTGAATATCTTCGGTATATTTTAACTGATTAAAAAAATCAGCCAAAGATTGGTTTAATAATAAGATTTCTAAAGGATTTTTTTGGCTTTTTTGATAAATAAAACGGATAAGTTCAGCTATTTTTTGTTGATGATCGGTTATTTCTTGCTCTTTTTTTTCTATTTGTAAGGTGATATTTTGAATTTGCAGGTTAGCTTCTTCAATTTCGATTCTTAGCTGTTGAATTTTTAATTGTCGATCACTAATTTGATTCTCTAAAATAGAAATTTGACTTCTTAGTGACAAGGCTTTTTGTTGCTCAGCTTTAACCTTTTTTTGATATTCTTCACGTTGTTTTTCAATTGCTTGAATTTCTTTTTGTCTTTCAGCTATTTCTTGGTTTAAATCGTCCACCGTATAACCTTCATAAGCGGCTTGAACAAAAAGCAAATCACGACTACAAAAAGCCGTGAGACAAAAAATCAAAGTTAAAATTAAAAAATATTTTTTATTTTTGTTTAAATTTTGCATAATAAATCTATTATACTACTTACCTATTTTTCAAGCAATTTTATAGCTGATACTATTCTCTTTAAAGATTCTTTTTTGCCCAACACTTCCGCTATTTCAAATGGCCCCGGTGAATTTTGCTCTCCACTCAGGG contains these protein-coding regions:
- a CDS encoding DUF5652 family protein, with amino-acid sequence METLSVLTPAQLIILLLILMWSMVWKGLALWRSARNNHQVWFVILLLVNTVGILEIIYLILIDKQHAKVIEQA
- a CDS encoding peptidoglycan DD-metalloendopeptidase family protein encodes the protein MQNLNKNKKYFLILTLIFCLTAFCSRDLLFVQAAYEGYTVDDLNQEIAERQKEIQAIEKQREEYQKKVKAEQQKALSLRSQISILENQISDRQLKIQQLRIEIEEANLQIQNITLQIEKKEQEITDHQQKIAELIRFIYQKSQKNPLEILLLNQSLADFFNQLKYTEDIQRELQKTLSKMKIIQQGLQVQKSELENKKQELSKLKEENEDEKSALNGQQNYQQVLLTETQSSEKKFQSMLAELQRERQAAESNIANIESAIRDKLSRQESWQGDKDVFLDWPIPLKKITCYFHDTDYPFRKWIGEHSGVDLRASQGTAIHAPASGYIARAKDAGMGYSYIMVVHNDQISTVYGHVSKIFVTEDTYVTKGQIIGLTGGMPGTPGAGSMSTGPHLHFEVRLNGIPVNPLDYLP